A window of Notolabrus celidotus isolate fNotCel1 chromosome 11, fNotCel1.pri, whole genome shotgun sequence contains these coding sequences:
- the her3 gene encoding hairy-related 3: protein MVATTDSSEKSKTIVGNKVSKPLMEKKRRARINKCLEQLKSLLENFYSSSIRKRKLEKADILELTVKHLRNLQKIQSCAASTSEFSDYQMGFRSCMANVSQYLMMADNVNGRDNLMLSQLSCKLNRSRAREEVFSTMDSGLGQAEARDEAPRLLPSTARPEERKMVTWKALKPHSTSANPSLPIKDSQKPQVTKDADCVQAPKQNTRENSPSHNKSHNVSHKNEAAHTRENVWRPW, encoded by the exons ATGGTGGCGACAACAGACTCCTCAGAGAAGTCCAAAACTATCGTTGGAAACAAG GTTTCCAAACCACTGATGGAAAAGAAACGAAGAGCTCGCATAAACAAATGTTTGGAGCAGTTAAAATCTCTGCTGGAGAACTTCTATAGCAGCAGT ATTCGAAAACGCAAACTGGAAAAGGCTGACATCTTGGAGCTCACAGTGAAACATCTCAGGAACTTGCAAAAGATCCAGAGCT GTGCTGCCTCTACCTCAGAGTTTTCCGATTATCAAATGGGCTTCCGTAGTTGCATGGCAAACGTCAGTCAATATCTGATGATGGCGGACAATGTCAACGGCAGAGACAACTTGATGTTATCGCAGCTCTCTTGTAAACTCAACCGCTCCCGTGCACGAGAGGAAgtcttcagcaccatggacagcggcCTGGGTCAGGCTGAGGCACGAGATGAGGCGCCGAGGCTTCTTCCATCTACAGCGAGACCCGAGGAGAGAAAAATGGTCACGTGGAAAGCTCTGAAGCCCCACAGCACGAGCGCGAATCCATCTTTGCCAATTAAAGACTCACAGAAGCCACAAGTTACCAAAGATGCTGACTGTGTACAGGCTCCTAAACAAAATACTCGTGAAAACAGTCCAAGTCACAACAAGTCTCACAACGTTAGTCACAAGAATGAAGCTGCACACACTCGGGAAAACGTGTGGAGGCCTTGGTAG